GTATTTTTTAAAAAGTCGCTGTAAAACAGTAGATTTGCGGCCATTTTCCTAAGCGTACAAATGATCAGTAGAAGAAATATCCGGGTAAAAGTAATGCAAACGCTGTATGCCATGGACACCATGGAGCAGGAAACGGTGAAACCGGGCACTGCCATGAGTTTGCTAAATGAGAAACTGGACCAGACGTGTCAGGTTTTCACCTACCTCCTGTACTCTATGGCCAGAGTGGCCCAGTACGCGGAGACGGAAGCCCAGAAAAGGGCCTCCAAACATCTGCCCAGTGCGGAAGACCTTGCCGTGAACACCAAAGTGGCGGGGAACGACTTCGTTTTCCAGGTGCTGAACGATAAGGGGTTCCTCGTCAACCTCGACACCTGGAAGCTCCGGCGCCTCGAAGACCCCGAGCTCACCCGGAAACTCTACCATCAACTCACCGAAACGGAGACCTATAAAGCATACATCGCCCAACCCTCCCGCGACAGAGCCTCCGAAAAGCAAATCGTGGAATTCATCTTTTCCGAAATACTGGAGAAAAGCGACCACTTCATCCAGCACATGGAAGACAGCTTCCTTCACTGGGGCGACGATGCCGACATGATGGGCATCCTGGTAGGCAACTACCTCTCCAAGCCCCAGCTCTTCAACTTCCTCCAGCTCATCTCCCGCGAAAAACTGGAATATGCCCGCGACCTCCTCAGCACCGTCCTCAACAAAAAGGACTACTGCCTGGAGCTTATCCGGCCCAAACTCCAGAACTGGGACCCCGAGCGTATTGCCTCGGTAGACATGCTGCTGATGGAAATGGGCGTCTGTGAATTTCTCTATTTCCCCACCATTCCCACCAAGGTAACCATCAACGAGTACATCGACCTGGCCAAAGCCTACTCCACGCCGCAAAGCGGGCAGTTCGTCAACGGCATCCTCGATAATATCCTGAAAGATCTCCTCCAGGCCAACCTCGTGGAGAAAACGGACCGTAACCGTAAATAAACGAGCCATGAAAGCTTCCTTCCTCGCCATCCTCGCCGTGTCCCTCGCTTTCGGCGCCTGCAACAGCCCTGAGGGCAGCAAGGCTCCGGCCGCCTCCGGCTCCCGGGCACAGGATACGTCCCTAGGCGCCCGCCCTGTAATCTCCTTCGAAAAGCAGGTGCACGACTTCGGGAAAATCGTAGCCGGCGAAGTCGTCGAATATTCCTTCAAATTCAAGAACACCGGCAGCCGCGACCTGCTCATCAGCCGCGCGGAAGCCTCCTGCGGATGCACCATCCCGGAATGGCCCAAAGCACCCATCCGCCCCGGTGATTCCGCTTACATCAAAGTGAAGTTCGACAGCAAAGGCCGTCCCGAAGGCTATACCGAAAAAGAAATCTACATCGAAGCCAACACCGAACCCTCCGGAAATGCCGGTCCGCGCATTACCGCCGAGATCGTGGCAAAGAAATAGTAACTTTAACCGTTCAAATCAAATAAACACATACAGATGTACAACTTCTTAACAAACGTATTCCTGATGACGCCCCCGCCGGTGGCGCACAGGGCGGCGGTATGGGCAGCATGGGCACCCTCATCTTCTTCGGTGGTATGATCCTCGTGATGTGGCTTTTCATGATCCGTCCGCAAACCAAAAAAGCCAAAGCACAAAAAACTTTCATCGACAACCTGCGCGAAGGCGACAAGGTGGTATCCATAGCCGGTATCCATGGCAAAGTGAAGAAAATCAACGATAACGGCACCCTGCAGGTAGAAGTGAGCCCCGGCACCTTCTTCACCATGGAGCGTTCCGCCATCAGCATGGAATACACCAACGCGCAGAACAAAGCTGCCGAAACGAAATAATTCCGGGATTTTAACGCGAACACAGGAGGAGAAGGCTTTACGCCTTCTCTTTTTTTATTATTTTGCCCTATATGCGCATCATCGGAATCACCGGCGGCATCGGCTCCGGAAAAACTACCGTAGCGAAGATTTTCGCCCTCCTCGGCATCCCCGTCTTTTATGCCGACGAAGCCGCCAAAGACATCATGGTCCGCGACCAGGAGCTCGCTTCCCGCATCCGCGGCCACTTCGGTGAAGCCGCCTATTTCCCCGACGGCACGCTCAACCGCAAATTCATCGCCGATATCGTGTTTGCCGACAAAGAGCAGCTCGCCATCCTCAATTCCTTCGTCCATCCCGCCACCATCCGCGATTCCGAACAATGGGCCAGCCGCCAGAACGCCCCCTACGTGATCAAGGAAGCCGCGCTCATGTTCGAAACCGAATCGTTCCACCACGTCGATAAGGTGATCACTGTGTACGCACCTGAAGCCCTCCGCATCCGGCGCGTCATGCAGCGCGACAATACCGACCGCAACGCCGTCATCGCGCGCATGCACAAACAGCTCGACGAGCAGATCAAGCGGAAGCTGGCCGATTACGTCATTTACAATGATGAACAGCAGCTCGTGATCCCCCAGGTGCTGGAGCTTCATAAAACATTCCTGGCCTTGTAAGGATACGGGGCAACTATAAACACGAAGGCCCGGCGATCATCGCCGGGCCTTCGTGTTTACCGGGAAAAACTCATTGCAGTTTCGCCAGCCATTCGGTCATACGCTTCATGCCTTCCCGGATGCGGTCGAGGCTGGTGGCGTAGGAGATGCGGATGCACTGGGGTTGTTCGAAAGCCGCGCCGGAAACGACCGACACGTTGGCTTTGTGCAGCAGGAACATGCAGAGGTCGTCGGCGTTTTCGATGCGCTCGCCTTCATATTGCTTGCCGAAAAAGCCACTCACGTTGGGGAACATGTAGAATGCTCCGTCAGGAAGGTTTACATGGAGGCCCGGAATGTTTTTCAGGGCGTCGAAGATGAAGGCGCGGCGTTCGCCGAAAGCTTTCACCATTTCCTGCGCGGTGTCCAGCGGTCCGCGGAGCGCCGTGATGGCGCAGCGTTGGGTAATGGAGCAGGTGGCGGAGGTGAACTGGCTCTGCACCATGTCTGCCGCTTTGGCAATTTCCAGCGGAGCGGCCAGGTAGCCGAGGCGCCAGCCGGTCATCGCGAAGCCTTTGCTGAGGCCGTTGATGATGATAGTGCGGTTTTTCAGGCTGCCGAAAGTAGCGATGCTGGTGTGCGGCGCCACGTAGTTGATATATTCGTAGATCTCATCCGAAATGATGAAGATGTCCGGATGTTTTTCGAATACTTCCGCCAGGCCCTTCAGTTCGTCGTGGGAATACACGGAACCGGTGGGGTTGCAGGGGGAAGAGAACATGAACAGTTTGGTTTGCGGCGTGATGGCGGCTTCCAGCTGTTGCGGCGTGATCTTGTAATTGTTATCGATGCCGCAGGGCACGAACTTCACGACGCCCTGGCAAAGTTTCACCAGTTCGGAGTAAGTAACCCAGTAAGGCGTGGGGATGATCACTTCGTCGCCGGGATTCACGATGGAGAGCACGGCGTTGGCGATGGATTGCTTGGCGCCGGTGGATACGACGATCTGTTCGGCGGTGTATTCCAGCCCGTTGTCGCGCTGGAGCTTGTGCGCCACGGCCTGTTTGAGGTCGAGGTATCCGGCTACGGGGGTATAGTGGGTATACCCTTCATCGATGGCTTTTTTGGCGGCCTCGCGGATGTGTTCCGGCGTATCGAAATCGGGTTCCCCGATGCTGAGGTCCACAATGTCAATGCCCCGGGCTTTCAGTTCCCGGCTGAGTTTGGCCATTCTGATGGTTTGCGGAACGGAGATCCGCGTTAATCTTTCTGCTAGTTGCATGCGTACTGTTTTTTGGGTTGACCGCGGCAAACCTACAGCAAAAAAACGAGAGGAGGGGCATAAAAAAACATTCCGGAACCAGGGTCCCGGAATGTTTTGAAAAATGTATAAAGCGGTACTGCTTATTGGTTCTGGTAGGGCATAACCGTGATCTTGGGCTTCAGGTCGCCGGTGGTCACGCTGTCGATCCCCTGGTACATGATATTGTAGAAACCGCCGCGTGCAGCCAGGGATACTTCCTTGATGGCAAGGGTATCTCCGCCCGGACCTTTCGCCACGATGTTAAACGTGCCGAGGTTGTTGGCGGTGAACTGGTCGTACTGGCCGCTCATGAAGTCTTCGTATTGACGGCCGCCCCAAACGCGGGTTTCGCCGATGTACAGGTCAACGGGGCCGGAGTTGGGAACGAGGTTGAAGAAACGAACGTTCGCCCGGTCGGTTGCCGCGTTGGTCCATGTTTCCAGGATACGGTGAACGTCTGCGTGGGAACCGTCGCCATGCAGGATCAGCGTGGTATAACGCGAAGTGTCGAAGGGAGCGGATTCAGAGGCCAGCAGCACTTCGGTACCGAATTTCTTGAAGTCGATCTTGTAGTTTTTCGGCGTAAACAGGGCGCCGTCGGCAGCACCGTACTTGAA
Above is a genomic segment from Chitinophaga pollutisoli containing:
- a CDS encoding DUF4397 domain-containing protein translates to MNIKTKERMVTKMSRLWTLAALTVVAATGFTSCLKNSDPQPQQPVTYVAFVNSLGTEYGVDIFMDAKKINSEQFKYGAADGALFTPKNYKIDFKKFGTEVLLASESAPFDTSRYTTLILHGDGSHADVHRILETWTNAATDRANVRFFNLVPNSGPVDLYIGETRVWGGRQYEDFMSGQYDQFTANNLGTFNIVAKGPGGDTLAIKEVSLAARGGFYNIMYQGIDSVTTGDLKPKITVMPYQNQ
- the yajC gene encoding preprotein translocase subunit YajC; translated protein: MGSMGTLIFFGGMILVMWLFMIRPQTKKAKAQKTFIDNLREGDKVVSIAGIHGKVKKINDNGTLQVEVSPGTFFTMERSAISMEYTNAQNKAAETK
- a CDS encoding DUF1573 domain-containing protein, whose protein sequence is MKASFLAILAVSLAFGACNSPEGSKAPAASGSRAQDTSLGARPVISFEKQVHDFGKIVAGEVVEYSFKFKNTGSRDLLISRAEASCGCTIPEWPKAPIRPGDSAYIKVKFDSKGRPEGYTEKEIYIEANTEPSGNAGPRITAEIVAKK
- the nusB gene encoding transcription antitermination factor NusB, with the protein product MISRRNIRVKVMQTLYAMDTMEQETVKPGTAMSLLNEKLDQTCQVFTYLLYSMARVAQYAETEAQKRASKHLPSAEDLAVNTKVAGNDFVFQVLNDKGFLVNLDTWKLRRLEDPELTRKLYHQLTETETYKAYIAQPSRDRASEKQIVEFIFSEILEKSDHFIQHMEDSFLHWGDDADMMGILVGNYLSKPQLFNFLQLISREKLEYARDLLSTVLNKKDYCLELIRPKLQNWDPERIASVDMLLMEMGVCEFLYFPTIPTKVTINEYIDLAKAYSTPQSGQFVNGILDNILKDLLQANLVEKTDRNRK
- the coaE gene encoding dephospho-CoA kinase (Dephospho-CoA kinase (CoaE) performs the final step in coenzyme A biosynthesis.); protein product: MRIIGITGGIGSGKTTVAKIFALLGIPVFYADEAAKDIMVRDQELASRIRGHFGEAAYFPDGTLNRKFIADIVFADKEQLAILNSFVHPATIRDSEQWASRQNAPYVIKEAALMFETESFHHVDKVITVYAPEALRIRRVMQRDNTDRNAVIARMHKQLDEQIKRKLADYVIYNDEQQLVIPQVLELHKTFLAL
- a CDS encoding pyridoxal phosphate-dependent aminotransferase, with the protein product MQLAERLTRISVPQTIRMAKLSRELKARGIDIVDLSIGEPDFDTPEHIREAAKKAIDEGYTHYTPVAGYLDLKQAVAHKLQRDNGLEYTAEQIVVSTGAKQSIANAVLSIVNPGDEVIIPTPYWVTYSELVKLCQGVVKFVPCGIDNNYKITPQQLEAAITPQTKLFMFSSPCNPTGSVYSHDELKGLAEVFEKHPDIFIISDEIYEYINYVAPHTSIATFGSLKNRTIIINGLSKGFAMTGWRLGYLAAPLEIAKAADMVQSQFTSATCSITQRCAITALRGPLDTAQEMVKAFGERRAFIFDALKNIPGLHVNLPDGAFYMFPNVSGFFGKQYEGERIENADDLCMFLLHKANVSVVSGAAFEQPQCIRISYATSLDRIREGMKRMTEWLAKLQ